The following nucleotide sequence is from Campylobacter coli 76339.
ATATAAACAATTGATCTTGAATGAAGATACAAGGGCAAGGATGCGTTTTGAATTTTAAGAATTTTATCGCTTTTAATAAAATCATCCTGAAGAGGAATTTTATCATTTTTAAGTATAAAGCTTTGTGTTTTATCAAGAGTGCTAGTTGGAATTGAACACGCGTTAAATATAAAGACTAAGATAGCTATGGGTATGAATTTTTTCATTATTTTTCTCCTGGTCCTAGTTTAGGTTGAGTTTCCTTAAAAATCAGATCTGATGGACTTTTTTGTAAATTTTGTATCAAAATGCTACTTTCTAAAAGTACTTTTTTCAAGAGTTCTAAATTTTCTTCTAGGGAAAGTCGTAAGTCATCATAAGAATCAAGTTTAACATTGGCTTTTTTTGCAAAAGAACTAAGAGCTAAAGCCCCTTCTTGAATATCTTTCAAGCTTGAGTTAAAACCTTTTGCGCTCAAACTTACATTATTTGCCATTTCTCCAAGTTTTAGGCTAGTGTTTGCGATATTTTGACTTAATGCTTTAGAATTTTCATTTAAAGTAGTACTAAGTTGTGCTAAATTGCTTAAAAGTGTTTCTAAATTCTTTATATTCTTATCGCTAAAAAGCTCTTTTGATTTATCATCTGCCCTTTTTACTAAAGAAAAAATATGCTCACTTTGTCTATCTATAGCAGCAAAAAAACTTTCTTTAAATTGAATCACAGGTATTTCTTCTTCACCTTTTGCTTGAAGTCTTGGGCTGTTTTTAGAGCCTCCTTGAAGTTGTATAAATTTAAGCCCTGTGATGCCTTGAAGTTGTAAGGTTGCGAAAGTATCTTCTTTTATAGGGGTGTCTTTTTTGATTTTGATTAAAATATTTACTCCTAAATTTTCTTTATCGTAAATACTGATATTTTCCACATTTCCTACCTCTACACCCAAAAGTCTTACAGGAGCTTTGATTCCAAGGCCTGCAACGGATTCTTGTGTGTGAATTTCATAATATTTAAAACTTTCTTCTTTTGAATATCCTCCAAGCCAAAGCATAAAGCCGATACTAGCAAAAAAAACCCCAAAAACAAAAAGTCCCACAAAAAAATAATTCGCTTTATTTTCCACTTTTACTCCATAAATCTTTTAAAAAGTCTTTCATTTTGTACCTTTAAGTCCTCATAGTTTCCACAGAAGGCAACTTTTTTATCTTCTAAGATGATAAAACGCTCGAGTAGATTTTTCATGCTTTCTTTATCATGCGTTACTAAAACGATATTAAGATCAAAGCTTTGTTTGAGTTCTAGTATCAAATCATCAAATTCGCGACTACTATGTGGATCAAGTCCAGAAGTAGGCTCGTCCAAAAAAAGCAATTTACTATCAAGAGCCAAAGCTCTAGCGATAGCAACTCTTTTTTGCATACCTCCGCTTAGTTCGCTTGGAAGCTGCTTTAAAACAGCTTCATTTAATCCAACCATTTTAAGCTTCATTAATACCAGTTCTTTTATAGCAACAGGATCTAAATTTGTATATTCTTTAAGAGGGATGGCTATATTTTCATAAACGCTAAAAAAGCTAAAAAGTGCAGAAAACTGAAACACTACACCCCATTTTTTACGCAGTGCTAAGGCATTTTCTTCACTGATATTTTTTAACTTAAAGCCTAAAATTTCATATTCTCCCTCATCAAAATGCTCAAGCATTAGCATTTGTTTTAAGAGTACGGATTTGCCACTCCCACTTCCTCCTAAAATCCCAAAAATTTCATTTTGATTGATTTCAAAACTTACTCCATCGTGGACAAGTTTATTTCCAAATCGGGTGATGATATTTTGTGCTTTTATAATCATTTAAACTTCCATTATGGTTAAAACCACAGAAAATAAAGCATCAAATGCTATTACCCAAAATATAGCATTTACAACACTTTTTGTAGTGTAAATTCCTATGCTTTGAGTGGTATTTTTGACCTCAAATCCCCGAAAACAAGCAATCAGTCCTATTAGAAAACCAAAAATAGGAGCTTTTACAAGCCCTATAATAATATGTTTTATTTCCACAGCTTCTCTAAAGCGCCTTAAAAATTCTCCAAAGGATATGTCAAGATTTATTTTTGCTATTATCATTCCCCCTAATATACTGATCGCATCACTTAGAGCAACAATTAAAGGCATAGCAACAACTAAAGCCATAACTCGTGGGATGATGATAAAATCAAAAGAGCGAAAGCCCATGGTATTCATAGCATTGATCTCATCTGTGATTTTCATCACCCCAATTTGTGCTGTATAAGAGCTTGCATTCCTACCTGCTATGACTATCGCGGCTATCAAAGGGGCAAGTTCTCTAGTGGCTGAAATTCCTACCAAATCCACTATAAAAATATTAGCTCCAAATTGTGCAAGTTGATAAGCGGCTTGATATGCAAGCACAACACCGACTAAAAGAGCGGTTAAAATAACAATAGGCAAGGCTTTAAAGGCTGAATTTTCAATATGATATAAAAAAGATATGAAGCGGAAATTTTTAGGATTTTTTATACATAAAAAAAGACTTGTAAAAAAGGCACCTGTAAAGCTGATAAATTTTTGTAAAATTTTTAAAAGATCAAAACTTAAAATTCCTAAAGAAATAAAAAGGTCTGTAAAATTAAATTTATTCCCTTGTTTTTCATCGATTCTTTGGTAGTTTTTTTCACAAAGTTCAAAAAGGCTTTTAAAGCGTGTGCTTAATCCTTGTTTTAAAATCAAGATATTATTTTTTTTCAAATCATGCTCTAGAGCAAGAAAAAATCTCACTCCAGCCATATCAATTTCATTTAATTGACTAAAATCAAAAATACAATTTGTTTGAGAAATTTGACTCAATAGATCTTTGATTTTAATTTTAGATACACTTGTTTTATCCCAAATTCCAAAAATAAAAACTTTATTTTCTTCTTTTTGAAATTTGAAATTTGCCTCCATTTTACTTATCGAGAATAAAATTTAAAATTTGTGGAACGCTAAAACCAAAATGCTCAAATACATCTTTATCTTTACCACTTTCTCCAAAGCTTTCTATGCCATAAACTCTATCACAGAATTTATAAAGCTCATTAGAATGTGCTGCTTCAACCCCTATAACTTCTCCTTGTAAAAGTCTATCTTTGTAAGCTTTGTCTTGTTTTTCAAAGAGCTCAAAGCAAGGCATAGAGATCACATTGCAAGCAAAACCTTGTTTTTCTAATTCATTTGCACTTTCTAAGCAAAGCGAAACTTCACTTCCGCTTGCTAAAAGCGTAAATTTGGCATTTTTACTTTCTTTAAGTAAGTATGCTCCATTTTCTACATCGCCAAAAACAGGCTCACTTAAGGCTTTAAGCTTTTGGCGTGAAAGTACAAAAGCACTTGGAATATCTGCATTTAAAGCTATTTGCCAAGCTTTAACATTCTCCACTCCATCAGCAGGTCTAAAAGTCAAGAAATTCGGCATAGCTCTAAAAGTACTGAGTTGCTCGATAGGTTGATGAGTAGGCCCATCTTCACCAACGCCTATGCTATCATGTGTGAAAATGAAAAAATGTTTGATTTTCATTAAGGCTGCTATCCTAGCTGCGGGTTTTAAATATTCGCTGAAGATAAAAAATGTTGCTGAAAAAGGTAAGAAAATTCCATATCTTGCAAAGGCATTATTGATCGCAGCCATAGCATGTTCTCTGATACCAAAATGAATATTTTTTCCTTCTACAAAATCACCCATTCCATAAAGTTCGGTTTTATTAGATGGAGCTAGATCTGCACTTCCGCCTAAAAATCCTTCTAAATCTTTAGCTAGAACATTTAAAATTTCTCCATTGCTATCTCTTGTGGCTAAATCCTTGCCTTTAAAATCAGGATAATTTATCTTGCTAAAATCAGGATTTAAGAGTTTTTCTAAGAATTCTTTTTTTCCTGATTTCTCGAGTTTATCTTTCCATTTGGCTTCTTCTAAATCTCCAAGCTCTACAGCGCTTTCAAAGCGAATTTTTGCTGCTTTAGATATATGAAAATTTAAATTTGGATCAAATCCTGCCTTTTCTTTAGCTTTTTTAATGACTTCTTCGCCTAAAGGTGCGCCGTGGCTTTTGTGACTTCCTTCAAGCTCTCCCGCGCCCTTTGCTATGGTTGTTTTTGCGATGATAAGACAAGGTTTGTTGGCTTCTTTGGCTTGTTTTAGAGCTGTATTAATTTGTTCATAATCGTGCCCATTAATGCTTAAAACTTCAAAGCCTTGTGACTCAAAACGCATTTTTACATCTTCATTAAAGGCTAAGCTTACATCTCCTTCTATAGAAATTTCATTGCTATCATAGATAATGATTAAATTATCAAGCTTATGAAGCCCTGCTAAAGAACACGCTTCATAAGAAATTCCTTCTTGTAAATCCCCATCTCCACAAAGACAATAAACCTTGTGATCGATTAATTCTTTTCCTAGTAAGTTTTGAGCTTTTTTAGCTGCCATAGCAAAGCCCACAGCATTAGCTATACCTTGTCCTAATGGTCCTGTAGCAATCTCTACTCCTTGAGTTGAAATTTCAGGATGACCAGGAGTTTTTGAATGAAGTTGACGGAAATTTTTAATATCATCTAAGCTTAAATCATAGCCACTTAAATGCAAAAAGCTATAAAGCAAAGCACTGGCATGTCCGCCTGAAAATACAAGTCTATCACGGTTTAGCCAAGTCGGATTTTTGGGATTGTGTTTTAAATGATAGCTTAAAACACTGACAATATCAGCCATTCCTAAAGGTGCGCCTGGGTGACCCGAATTAGCTTTTTGCACCATATCTGCACTTAAAAATCTTAAAGTATTTGCCTGTTCTTGTAAAATTGATAAATCCATTTGTAACCTTTATAAATATTTAATTATTAAGCTTTTAATCATTTTCGCTAAATTAGCATCAAGATCATTAAGATCATTTTTGCACTCATTAATCAAATCTTCCTTGCTTTGAATAGCATTTTCAAGTCCTAATAAATTCACAAAAGAATTTTTATGCTCATCGTGTTTGCTTGGCTTTCCACTCTCTTCTTCACTCATTGTTTCATCAATGATATCATCATTGATTTGAAAAATAAGTCCGAGTTTTAGACCTATTTGATAAATTTTGTCACTTTCTTTTTCATCGAGCTCACAAATTTCACAGCCCATTTTTAGAGCTGCTGCTATGAGTTTTGCGGTTTTGTGTATATGTAAAAATCGAAGTTCTTCTAAATTTAATTTTTTATCTTCAAAATAACAATCAATAGCCTGACCTAAAATCATACCATTGATCCCTGCATTAAAAGCTAGAGTTCTAATCAGATTGATTTTAATGCTTTCTTTTAAATTTAAATTAGATAAAAGTAAAAAAGCTTCGGTATTTAAAGCATCGCCTACTAAAATAGCTGTAGTTTCATCGTAGCTTTTATGTAGAGTAGGGGTTCCGCGTCTTAAATCTGCATTATCCATAGCGGGTAAATCATCGTGTATAAGTGAGTAAGTATGGATAAATTCTAAAGCTAAGGCCGCATTTAAGGCATTGGGGATAAGATGAGGTGCTTTATTTTGAACGACTCCTAGGAGTAATTGAGCACGAAAGTGCTTCCCACCTGCCTTTAGCATTTTTGCCAGAGCTTCATTAAAAAAAGGATGGAAGCTTTGAACCTTTGGCAGATGATTTTCTAAATGTTTGATAAAGAGTTCTTTCACTTCACAAGCCTTATGAAAAATTGAAATTTTCCATCTCCACCTGAATTGGCATTGCCTCCTAGATCATTATTAAATCCTGATAAAGGAAGTTTATCGCTTTTGCGTTCGATTAAAATATTAAAATCATTTCCTGTGCCAAGTAGGGTTTGAAATTCTTTAAAATCTTTTAATATTACATTATTTGCGCGTAAAATTTTATCCCCCACCATAAATCCTGCTAAAGCAGCTTTAGAACCTGCATCAACTCTTGTAACTATAAGGCTTGAATTTACAGTTAGGCCTGTATTGCTTCTAAAATTGGTTGGTTTTGGTTTTGGTTTATTGCTTGGGAGATTGAATTTGCTTAAATCCTTAGCAAAAACTTCAGTAGAAATATTTAAATCCACATTATCGCGTAACACTTGAAAATAAAGCGTGCTTCCACGGTCTGCAAAGAGAATTTTTTCATTGAGCTTTCTTATATCTTTAACAGGTATTCCATCTACACTTATAACTTCATCGTTGATTAGGAATTGCCCATTTTTTCTAACATTATTCACATAAATTTTATTTTCACGCACTGCAAAATCAATCCCTATATCGCCCCAATATACATCATTGTATTTCATAAAATGTTTTAAGTAGCGATTTCCTATAAAAGAGCTATTATTGAGTGCAATTCCCATCATTTCGCAGCAAGGAGTGCCTAAAAGTCCTATTTTTGTAGAAAAATCAAGTTGATCTCTTTCGTCAATATTTTGTGCAAGATATTTAATATGACCTATATAAGCTTTATTAGGATCCCAAATTCCTATCCAGTCATTGCGCGTAAGCTTTTCTTCATCACCCATAGGTGTAGGGATTAAACTAAAATCCGTTCTTACAAGATAGAGGTTTAAAAATGGATCATATTTTACATATTTATTGAGTTTAGTATTAGGTTGTTTTAAAACCGCAAGTAAATTTTCACTCAAGGCAAAAGCAGGCATTCCCTCATAATTAAGCATGCTGGCTTTATTTCTTTCATAGCCTGCAACAAAATCTTCAAATTTGGGACGCTCAATAGCACTTAGAGATATTAAAAAGGCTACTAAAAAAAACAAAAATTTCATAATTTTCCAAATCCTCCTAAAACATCGCTAGCTAGGCTTGTTCGATTTTGTGCCACCATAGCCAAAACATCATTGATGGCAGAAATGAGTAAAATTTGCAAAGATTCTTTATCTTCAAGTAAAGAATCATCGATGCTAACATCAATAATCTCACCCTTGCCATTGGCGCTAACTTTCACAAGTCCTGCTCCGCTTTTAGCACTAAATTCTCGATTGGCTAACTCTAATTCGATATTTTTTGCTTTTTCTTGAACTTGGTTTAAAAGTTCTCCCATCTTAGAAAAATCCATATTTTCAAACATTTATTATCCTTGATTTTTTAAAATTTCATTCACAACTGCTTTGTCACTAAAAGGGTATTTTACCCCTTTGATTTCTTGGGTGTTTTCATCACCCTTGCCTAAAATGACTACTAAATCGTCTTTTTCTTTAAGTTTTAAAGCTTTATTTATAGCTTCTTTTCTATCCTCTATCATCAAAGCTTTATCAGGATTTTGAAAGCCCGATAGAATTTCATTCATGATATCTTTAGGCTCTTCGCTACGCGGGTTATCGCTTGTGATAATGGCTATTTTTGCAAAATGTTCAACGATTTTTCCCATTAAAGGTCGTTTGGTTTTGTCTCTATCTCCACCCGCTCCAAAAACCACTATAAGTTTTTTATTTTTGAGCGTATCAAGTACTTTTTCAATGCCATCAGGAGTATGAGCAAAATCCACAATCACACCATTGGCCACTTGCTCAACCCTACCACAAACTCCACCAAAGCCACTGATAGCTTTTTCTAAGTCTTTTAAATTCGGCTTTACAAGTTCATTAACACAAGCACTAGCGGCTAGAAGATTGTAAAGATTGAAAAGTCCTAGTAGGGGCGAGTCAATATGAAAACTTTGATCTTTTAATGCCACAATAGCACTGATACCATCTTCTAAAGAATAAGCTTTAACTTGATATAAAGAAGGATTTTCTATGCCATAAGTAAAAGCATTGCGCACATTAAATTTAATCATTAAAGCATCTTTATTGATAAATTTTAAACTCTCATCAGTAAAAAAGAGCTCTTTTGCTGCTTTGTAGTTTTCAAAACTACCATGAAAATCTAAATGATCTTGAGTGATATTGGTAAAAATTTTGGCTGCAAAATTTAAGCCTTCAATGCGATTTTGCACTAAAGCGTGTGAGCTAACTTCCATGATGAAAAAATCACTTTTTTTCCGTGTGGCAAGTTGTAAATATTCTAAAGTTTTTAAAATGGGTGAAGTGGTTAAAGACTTTTCATCAATTTGCTCATCATTGATAAAAGCTCCACGAGTGCCACAAAGTCCACACTTAAAACCTAAGTCAAGCAAAATCGAATAAATAGCCGCTGCGGTGGTGGTTTTACCATTAGTTCCTGTAATTCCTATGATTTTGATATTTTCATCGATCTTTAAGAGTTTTTTACATTCTTCTACATCAATGATTTTAGCACCTTTTTCTAGAGCTTTGTTAGAAAAATTCATATTTTGTGCAGTTTTTAAAAAAAAGCAATCTTTTTCGCATTCTAGGGTATTGTCGGTGATAAAAGATTGATCAAGCTTTAATTTCACTTTTAAATCCTATAAGTTTTTCTTGGAGTTTTATAAAGCGTTCATTTGCCCAAAAGTGTGGCATGACGCTTTCTATATAATTTAAAGTCATATCTTTATAGCCATTATCAAGTAATTTTTCTAAAAAGTCTAAGAAATCATCACGGTTATCAATGACTAATTTTGTACTGTGTATAATATTTTCAAAACTTTTTTTAAAGCCAATCTGCTCTTCGCTTTTAAGAAAATCTTTATAGTTTAAAGCATGGGCTTCTTGAATTTCATTTTCTGTTTCATCGGTATTTTTTTCGTTTTTAAGTTCTATGGTATATAAAATTTCTTCTAAATCTTTATCGATATTTTTGATTTGATAATGTTCTAAGTAAAATTCAAAAAGTAAAAATGCTTCTTTTGGAGATTTTAAAGCTAGATCACAAAGAGTGATAAAATGAAACAAGCGTTTGTTTTTGCGTTTTTCATAGGCTAAAGAAAAATATATTTTTGCTGTTTTAAAGTCTTTGCGTAAAAAATGCTCGATTCCAAGTTTTTTATAATTTTGCAAAATCTTCAGCTCCGCCATTTAGATTGACTATGGTAATTTCTGGATGTATATCGATTTTAAGTTGTCTTTCAAGTCCGTATTTTAATGTCGTTCCACTTGAAGCGCATCCTTTGCAAGCCCCAATTAAATGAACATAAACTACGCCATTTTTAATTCCTAAAAATTCAAGACCGCCTCCATCGCGTTCTAACATAGGCATACTTTTATCTAAACTCGCTTTTACAGGATTTATAAGCTCTTCATCACTAAAAGGCATCATAATATATCCTTAATAAATTTTTCTATACTTTAGCGTGATTGTGTTTAAAAAAAGGTAAATCGGATAGTTTTTTCGTTATTTTTCTAAATGAAGCTTAAAAGGGTTCTTCATTGTAATCATTTTCAGAATTATTTTTTAAAACTTTAATATCCAAATTTTTAGTAGAAAAAAATCTATGCAAATTTTTAAATAAAACTTCTAGTTTCTCTTCATCTTTTTCATTTTTTAGCAAAAACAAATTCTCTTTTAAAAACTCTACAAGCTCATGATTATTTAAATTTTTACTAAGAAGGGTAAAATTTTTTTCTATAAGAGTAAAAATTTGTTTTTTTAAAGCAAGATAAGGAATTGTGATATTGATATGATTTAAGAAGGCTAAATTAACCTTGCAAATCCCCCACAAGAATTCAATTTGGCTTAAATCTTTGCTAAAATTTTTACTTTCAAATTCTCTTATATCGCTATCTTCATAGCTTTTGCGTTCTAAAATTTTTTCTAATAATACCTTATGTTTAAAACATCTAGCATCACTAATCTTTATAAAAAGCTCGTGTGCGTTAGGATTATTTTTTAAATAATTTAAGAGTTCAAGTTCGGTGATGTGGGATTTAGGGTTATGATTTTGCGTTTGCTGGAAAGAGGCGTTAAAATCGATAGTTTTATTTGACTTTTGATTTGAATTAAGAACGATGAGTTTTTCATCCACGCCTAGAAGTTTTGAAACCAAACCCGCATAAGAACTAGCTACCAAGGGTTCAAGGTTAAAGGTATATTTTTGTATATTTTCAAGGGCTTTTTGTTTATCTAGGGCGGAATTTAAAGAAAAGTTTGAAAGTATGCGTCTAATGTAAAATTCCCCCAAATCCATCCCTTTTTCAAGCAGGATGTGAAGTTTTGCACTTTGGTTGTTGGCAACAAGTTCGGCAGGATCTTTTCCGCCTTCTAAAAGAACTACTTTGCCATCTATTTTATGAGTGCTAAGTAAAAAAGCCGAACGAGTGGCTGCATTTAATCCCGCTTCATCATTATCAAAACATAAAATCACCTTAGCTTCATAGCGTCGGATTAAGGGTAGATGATTTTCGGTTAATGCTGTTCCAAGAACTGCTACAGCATTGTTAAAACCTGCTTTATGAAAAGCTATAGCGTCCATATAGCCTTCGCATACTATCATTTCTTTTTTTTGGTCTATATTTTCTTTAGCTATATTAAAAGCGTAAAAAATTCTACTTTTATCAAATAATATATTTTGGGGAGAATTCACATATTTTGCTGCGACATTAGGATTTAAAGTGCGCCCCCCAAAGCCTACTAAGAAGTCTTTATGATCATAAATTGGAAAAGTGATACGCCATATAAAACTTGCATAAAATTCATTATTTTCATCCTTTTTTAAAGCGCCGACACTCATAGCATCTTCCAAAGGGATTTTTTCATTATGAAACAACCTTATACTGTCTTCGCTTGAGCCTGCAAAACCTAATTCAAATTTGGCTATATCCTGATCATTTAACATTCTTTTATATAGATAATCCAAAGCTTCTTTATGGTGTTTGAGATTGGATTTAAAATAAGCATTGAGACTGGGCAGTATGGTTCTTAGTTCTTTTTTGTTTTCATTTCTTTCTTTGGTATAACTTAGGGTAAAATTACAAAGATTTGCAACCTTTTCAACTGCATCAGCAAAACTTAATTTTTCATAGTCCATTACAAATTTAAAAGCGTCTCCACCTGCTTTGCATGCAAAACAATGATAAAATCCTTTTGTAGGATTTATATGCATAGAAGGGTTTTTATCTGCGTGAAAAGGGCATACACAAACAAAGCTCGAGCCTTGTTTTTTTACTTCGATATAATTTTCAATAATATCAACAATATTAAGTCTTTGGGATAAATTTTCTATACTTTCTTTAGTTATCATTTCAAAACCTTAAATAAAATTATACAAAGATTTAGCTATAATTTGGCATAAAATTTTTTAGAGCAGGATGATGGATTTTTTCTTCGTAGAATACAGAGATCCCTTAGTGGGACTTATCATTTTAACTGTTTTAATCTTCGTTGTAGCTGTGGCAAATTATATTTGGAAAGTGTTTGCGAGTAAAGATGAAGAGCAAAAGCTTGAAAAATTTATTAAAAAATTTGAGATGGATAGTGTTCATAAAGATTTGCTAAGAAATGAGGGTTTAAGCTTTGGAAATTTGAGTTTTTTGGCTGAAATTTTTACCAAAAGTGGTGAATTTGAAAAAGCCACGCAAATTTATCTTATTGCCCTTGAAAAAAGCAAGGATAAACAAGAGCATGAATTTATCTTTTTTGCATTAGCAAAAGTTTATTTTAAAGCAGGATTTTTAGAGCGCGCAAAAGAAGTTTTATTACAAGCTTTAAAAATTCGACCCAGAAATATACAAACCCTAAAACTTTTAAAAATTGTTTATCTTAAATTAAGAAAGCATAAAGAGAATTTAGAGCTTTTGGACTGTTTGTTTGAACTTGGAGAAAATGTAAAAGAAGAAAAAGAATTTTTAAAAGCTTTAGATTTTCTTGAATCTAGTTTAAACAATGAAGAAAAAAAAGAATATATTTTAAAGCTACAAATAGATAATAATCCTATGCTAGGACGCTTGGTTTTTGAAAAGTACCATATTTTTTTAAATCAAGATTTTTCAAGTATTTGTGATTTGCTTTATAAAGAAAATAAAACTTTTAATTTACAAAATAAAGAATATTTTGAATTTTTTTATGCTTTGGGTTTGATAGAGGATGAAAAGCCCAAAGATGTAGTTTTTAAAAATTCCAATTTTAAAATGTTAAAAATTTTAAAAGATAATTCCTTTAAGGCAAGACTTGAATTTTCATATCGTTGCACAGAATGTAAAAGCGTAATGCCTTTATTTTTTTATCATTGTCCTGTTTGTTATGAATTTAACACTTGTCAAATCATTTATGAAGTGAAAAATAATGAGACATATTGAAATTTATACAGATGGTTCATGTCTTAAAAATCCAGGTTTTGGAGGATGGGCTTATATCTTACGCTATAATCAACATCAAAAAGAAGGTTTTGGAGCAGAGGTTAATACTACAAACAATAGAATGGAGCTAAAAGCGATTATTGAAGCTTTAAAAGCTTTAAAAGAACCTTGTGAAATTTCACTTTTTACGGACTCTAATTTAATGGTTCAAAGCATTAATGAATGGCTAGAAGATTGGATAAAAAAAGATTTTAAAGGTAAAAAAAATGTAGATTTATGGAAA
It contains:
- a CDS encoding Possible ABC transport system periplasmic substrate-binding protein, which codes for MENKANYFFVGLFVFGVFFASIGFMLWLGGYSKEESFKYYEIHTQESVAGLGIKAPVRLLGVEVGNVENISIYDKENLGVNILIKIKKDTPIKEDTFATLQLQGITGLKFIQLQGGSKNSPRLQAKGEEEIPVIQFKESFFAAIDRQSEHIFSLVKRADDKSKELFSDKNIKNLETLLSNLAQLSTTLNENSKALSQNIANTSLKLGEMANNVSLSAKGFNSSLKDIQEGALALSSFAKKANVKLDSYDDLRLSLEENLELLKKVLLESSILIQNLQKSPSDLIFKETQPKLGPGEK
- a CDS encoding Uncharacterized ABC transporter, ATP-binding protein YrbF, coding for MIIKAQNIITRFGNKLVHDGVSFEINQNEIFGILGGSGSGKSVLLKQMLMLEHFDEGEYEILGFKLKNISEENALALRKKWGVVFQFSALFSFFSVYENIAIPLKEYTNLDPVAIKELVLMKLKMVGLNEAVLKQLPSELSGGMQKRVAIARALALDSKLLFLDEPTSGLDPHSSREFDDLILELKQSFDLNIVLVTHDKESMKNLLERFIILEDKKVAFCGNYEDLKVQNERLFKRFME
- a CDS encoding Putative ABC transport system permease protein, translating into MEANFKFQKEENKVFIFGIWDKTSVSKIKIKDLLSQISQTNCIFDFSQLNEIDMAGVRFFLALEHDLKKNNILILKQGLSTRFKSLFELCEKNYQRIDEKQGNKFNFTDLFISLGILSFDLLKILQKFISFTGAFFTSLFLCIKNPKNFRFISFLYHIENSAFKALPIVILTALLVGVVLAYQAAYQLAQFGANIFIVDLVGISATRELAPLIAAIVIAGRNASSYTAQIGVMKITDEINAMNTMGFRSFDFIIIPRVMALVVAMPLIVALSDAISILGGMIIAKINLDISFGEFLRRFREAVEIKHIIIGLVKAPIFGFLIGLIACFRGFEVKNTTQSIGIYTTKSVVNAIFWVIAFDALFSVVLTIMEV
- a CDS encoding Transketolase, encoding MDLSILQEQANTLRFLSADMVQKANSGHPGAPLGMADIVSVLSYHLKHNPKNPTWLNRDRLVFSGGHASALLYSFLHLSGYDLSLDDIKNFRQLHSKTPGHPEISTQGVEIATGPLGQGIANAVGFAMAAKKAQNLLGKELIDHKVYCLCGDGDLQEGISYEACSLAGLHKLDNLIIIYDSNEISIEGDVSLAFNEDVKMRFESQGFEVLSINGHDYEQINTALKQAKEANKPCLIIAKTTIAKGAGELEGSHKSHGAPLGEEVIKKAKEKAGFDPNLNFHISKAAKIRFESAVELGDLEEAKWKDKLEKSGKKEFLEKLLNPDFSKINYPDFKGKDLATRDSNGEILNVLAKDLEGFLGGSADLAPSNKTELYGMGDFVEGKNIHFGIREHAMAAINNAFARYGIFLPFSATFFIFSEYLKPAARIAALMKIKHFFIFTHDSIGVGEDGPTHQPIEQLSTFRAMPNFLTFRPADGVENVKAWQIALNADIPSAFVLSRQKLKALSEPVFGDVENGAYLLKESKNAKFTLLASGSEVSLCLESANELEKQGFACNVISMPCFELFEKQDKAYKDRLLQGEVIGVEAAHSNELYKFCDRVYGIESFGESGKDKDVFEHFGFSVPQILNFILDK
- a CDS encoding Octaprenyl diphosphate synthase / Dimethylallyltransferase / (2E,6E)-farnesyl diphosphate synthase / Geranylgeranyl diphosphate synthase codes for the protein MKELFIKHLENHLPKVQSFHPFFNEALAKMLKAGGKHFRAQLLLGVVQNKAPHLIPNALNAALALEFIHTYSLIHDDLPAMDNADLRRGTPTLHKSYDETTAILVGDALNTEAFLLLSNLNLKESIKINLIRTLAFNAGINGMILGQAIDCYFEDKKLNLEELRFLHIHKTAKLIAAALKMGCEICELDEKESDKIYQIGLKLGLIFQINDDIIDETMSEEESGKPSKHDEHKNSFVNLLGLENAIQSKEDLINECKNDLNDLDANLAKMIKSLIIKYL
- a CDS encoding Putative periplasmic protein, with the translated sequence MKFLFFLVAFLISLSAIERPKFEDFVAGYERNKASMLNYEGMPAFALSENLLAVLKQPNTKLNKYVKYDPFLNLYLVRTDFSLIPTPMGDEEKLTRNDWIGIWDPNKAYIGHIKYLAQNIDERDQLDFSTKIGLLGTPCCEMMGIALNNSSFIGNRYLKHFMKYNDVYWGDIGIDFAVRENKIYVNNVRKNGQFLINDEVISVDGIPVKDIRKLNEKILFADRGSTLYFQVLRDNVDLNISTEVFAKDLSKFNLPSNKPKPKPTNFRSNTGLTVNSSLIVTRVDAGSKAALAGFMVGDKILRANNVILKDFKEFQTLLGTGNDFNILIERKSDKLPLSGFNNDLGGNANSGGDGKFQFFIRLVK
- a CDS encoding Transcriptional regulatory protein — protein: MFENMDFSKMGELLNQVQEKAKNIELELANREFSAKSGAGLVKVSANGKGEIIDVSIDDSLLEDKESLQILLISAINDVLAMVAQNRTSLASDVLGGFGKL
- a CDS encoding UDP-N-acetylmuramoylalanyl-D-glutamate--2,6-diaminopimelate ligase codes for the protein MKLKLDQSFITDNTLECEKDCFFLKTAQNMNFSNKALEKGAKIIDVEECKKLLKIDENIKIIGITGTNGKTTTAAAIYSILLDLGFKCGLCGTRGAFINDEQIDEKSLTTSPILKTLEYLQLATRKKSDFFIMEVSSHALVQNRIEGLNFAAKIFTNITQDHLDFHGSFENYKAAKELFFTDESLKFINKDALMIKFNVRNAFTYGIENPSLYQVKAYSLEDGISAIVALKDQSFHIDSPLLGLFNLYNLLAASACVNELVKPNLKDLEKAISGFGGVCGRVEQVANGVIVDFAHTPDGIEKVLDTLKNKKLIVVFGAGGDRDKTKRPLMGKIVEHFAKIAIITSDNPRSEEPKDIMNEILSGFQNPDKALMIEDRKEAINKALKLKEKDDLVVILGKGDENTQEIKGVKYPFSDKAVVNEILKNQG
- a CDS encoding Iron-sulfur cluster assembly scaffold protein NifU; the encoded protein is MMPFSDEELINPVKASLDKSMPMLERDGGGLEFLGIKNGVVYVHLIGACKGCASSGTTLKYGLERQLKIDIHPEITIVNLNGGAEDFAKL